From Ipomoea triloba cultivar NCNSP0323 chromosome 5, ASM357664v1, the proteins below share one genomic window:
- the LOC116019624 gene encoding amino acid transporter AVT1I-like, translating into MEVQSSQSSSAQRDDESQRPHQSDDDDDQGTSSFLRSCFNGVNILLGVGIVSVPYALSEGGWLCLMILVLVAFSCFYTGLLIQKCMDSSPRTNTTYPDIAERAFGKRGRWLISTFMYLELYLVAVEFLILEGDNLEKLFPYANVHLGKLRIGPKQAFVLLAALVVLPTTWLRNLRLLAYVSAGGVLASLVLVCCTFWIGAMEGVGFHERGEVWGSLSGVMRALSLFSFCYSGHPVFPELRNSMRDRTQFSKVLIVSFAISTLSYGSMAILGNLMYGHHLQSQLTLNLPTNKTTSKIAIYTTLANPITKYAIVVAPIATAIEDTIQALSRRRRRCNNNNAAVTMLTTRTCLVISTVIVALTVPLFGPLMAFVGAFLNVGLSFLFPCACYLKINAGGRRFGMEFCVIVMISVLGSLIAVVGTYISVRDIIAGKR; encoded by the exons ATGGAGGTGCAGTCATCACAAAGTAGTAGTGCACAGAGAGATGATGAGAGCCAAAGGCCGCACcaaagtgatgatgatgatgatcaagGCACCTCATCATTCTTGAGGAGTTGTTTCAATGGCGTCAATATATTATTAG GTGTAGGGATAGTGTCTGTCCCTTATGCACTTTCAGAAGGGGGGTGGCTATGTCTGATGATTTTGGTGTTAGTAGCATTCTCATGTTTTTACACTGGGCTACTTATCCAAAAATGTATGGATTCATCTCCAAGAACAAACACTACATATCCAGATATAGCAGAAAGGGCATTTGGGAAGAGAGGGAGATGGTTAATATCAACATTCATGTACCTTGAGCTCTATTTGGTGGCGGTTGAATTCCTCATATTAGAAGGTGACAATTTGGAGAAATTGTTCCCATATGCAAATGTTCACTTGGGGAAGCTGAGAATTGGGCCCAAACAGGCCTTTGTTTTGCTAGCGGCTTTGGTTGTATTGCCGACAACTTGGCTGAGGAATTTGAGGTTGTTGGCTTATGTTTCGGCTGGTGGGGTGTTGGCTTCTTTGGTTTTGGTTTGCTGCACTTTTTGGATTGGGGCTATGGAGGGTGTTGGGTTTCATGAGAGGGGAGAGGTGTGGGGGTCTTTGAGTGGGGTTATGAGGGCTTTGAGTTTGTTCAGTTTTTGTTACTCTGGGCATCCTGTTTTTCCTGAACTTCGGAATTCTATGAGGGATAGGACCCAATTCTCTAAG GTTCTAATCGTAAGCTTTGCTATAAGCACCCTGAGCTATGGATCCATGGCAATCCTGGGCAACCTGATGTACGGACACCATTTGCAGTCGCAGTTAACATTGAATCTCCCAACCAACAAAACAACCTCAAAAATAGCGATCTACACCACCCTGGCGAATCCCATAACCAAGTACGCCATTGTCGTCGCCCCCATCGCAACAGCCATCGAAGACACAATCCAAGCTTTATCCCGGCGCCGCCGTagatgcaataataataatgcagcTGTGACGATGTTGACGACGAGAACTTGTCTGGTCATCAGCACCGTCATTGTTGCGTTAACTGTGCCGTTGTTTGGTCCGCTCATGGCATTCGTGGGTGCGTTCTTGAATGTGGGCTTGTCGTTTCTGTTCCCCTGCGCATGTTACCTCAAGATCAACGCAGGTGGTCGGAGATTTGGGATGGAGTTTTGTGTTATTGTCATGATTTCGGTTTTGGGATCCTTGATTGCAGTTGTAGGGACCTATATTTCTGTTAGAGATATTATTGCAGGCAAGAGATAG
- the LOC116018857 gene encoding laccase-12-like, whose translation MEAFSHSIAKPLCPFLFISLLVLYANVFSLANAEVHKHQFVIQATPVKRLCNTHNTITVNGQFPGPTLEVNNGDTLEIKVINKAQYNVTIHWHGVRQIRTAWADGPEFITQCPIRPGGSYTYRFTINGQEGTLWWHAHSSWLRATVYGALIIRPREGESYPFPKPTRETPVVLGEWWNANPIDVIRQAQRTGAAPNVSDAFTINGQPGDLYKCSSKETVVVQVDSGETNLLRVINAALNQQLFFSVANHKLTVVGADASYVKPFTTSVIMLGPGQTTDVLITANQPPARYYMAARAYASAQGAPFDNTTTTAILQYKAASSSSKGGQTSPVLPSLPAYNDTATATAFTKSFRSLRNVEVPTEIDENLFITVGLGLNNCPKGASSQNCQGPNGTRFTASMNNVSFVLPSNFSLLQAHHQGIPGVFTTDFPAAPPVKFDYTGNVSRSLWQPASGTKVYRLKYGARVQIVLQGTSIFTAENHPIHLHGYDFYILAEGFGNFNPQKDTAKFNLVNPPLRNTASVPVNGWTVIRFVADNPGVWIMHCHLDVHITWGLATAFIVENGVTELEALEAPPADYPIC comes from the exons ATGGAAGCATTTAGCCACAGCATTGCTAAACCGCTCTGCCCTTTCTTGTTCATCAGCCTTCTGGTTCTCTATGCAAATGTGTTTTCTTTGGCAAATGCTGAAGTTCACAAGCACCAGTTTGTT ATTCAAGCAACACCAGTGAAGAGGCTGTGCAATACCCATAACACGATAACAGTGAATGGACAGTTCCCTGGACCGACCTTGGAAGTGAACAATGGTGATACCTTAGAGATCAAGGTTATCAATAAAGCACAATACAATGTCACCATTCACTG GCATGGTGTCCGGCAGATTAGAACAGCATGGGCAGATGGACCAGAGTTTATTACGCAGTGCCCAATTAGGCCAGGAGGGAGCTATACTTACAGATTTACAATCAACGGTCAGGAAGGAACGCTTTGGTGGCATGCCCACAGCTCATGGCTCAGGGCCACCGTTTATGGAGCTCTTATCATCCGTCCAAGAGAAGGGGAATCCTACCCATTCCCTAAGCCTACAAGAGAAACACCTGTTGTACTCg GTGAGTGGTGGAATGCAAACCCCATTGATGTTATAAGGCAAGCTCAGAGAACTGGAGCCGCTCCAAATGTATCAGATGCATTCACTATCAATGGTCAACCTGGTGACCTGTACAAATGCTCCAGCAAAG AAACTGTTGTAGTCCAAGTGGACTCAGGCGAGACTAACCTCCTTAGAGTTATCAACGCTGCACTCAATCAACAGCTTTTCTTCTCGGTTGCCAACCACAAACTCACAGTAGTTGGAGCTGATGCCTCTTATGTGAAGCCCTTTACTACTTCAGTCATCATGCTAGGACCAGGCCAGACTACTGATGTCCTAATCACCGCCAATCAGCCACCGGCCCGTTACTACATGGCAGCGCGAGCATATGCCAGTGCACAAGGTGCACCGTTCGATAACACTACAACCACAGCCATCCTACAGTACAAGGctgcttcttcctcctccaagGGTGGTCAGACAAGCCCGGTTCTCCCATCTCTACCAGCGTATAACGATACAGCAACCGCCACAGCCTTCACAAAGAGTTTCAGAAGTCTAAGAAATGTTGAGGTGCCTACGGAAATTGACGAAAACCTCTTTATCACAGTTGGTCTAGGACTCAATAACTGCCCCAAAGGTGCAAGTTCCCAAAATTGTCAGGGACCAAATGGAACTCGGTTCACTGCCAGCATGAACAATGTGTCTTTTGTGCTCCCATCCAACTTTTCACTACTGCAGGCACATCACCAAGGTATCCCAGGAGTTTTCACAACTGACTTTCCAGCAGCTCCACCAGTTAAGTTTGATTATACTGGTAATGTTAGCCGATCACTTTGGCAACCTGCTTCTGGAACAAAGGTGTACAGATTGAAATACGGGGCAAGAGTCCAGATAGTGCTGCAGGGAACAAGTATCTTCACAGCTGAAAACCACCCAATCCATCTTCATGGATATGATTTCTATATCCTTGCCGAGGGTTTTGGAAACTTCAATCCACAAAAAGATACAGCAAAGTTTAACCTAGTGAACCCACCTCTTAGAAACACAGCAAGTGTACCAGTCAATGGATGGACAGTCATCCGTTTTGTTGCAGATAATCCAG GAGTTTGGATAATGCACTGTCACTTGGATGTCCACATTACATGGGGCTTGGCCACGGCTTTTATAGTGGAGAATGGAGTTACCGAATTGGAAGCATTGGAGGCTCCTCCTGCAGATTATCCAATCTGTTGA